Part of the Vigna unguiculata cultivar IT97K-499-35 chromosome 3, ASM411807v1, whole genome shotgun sequence genome, ACCCAacatattgaaataaatatttgtataaaattgaaataataataatattattttaaaatattcttttgttgttaaattaatataaacacgTTTGCACGCACAAACATACGTGTTCAAACCAGTGTCTACCGCTCGCAACGCAAATAAGGTTCATCCCTATAAATACACAGAAACAGATTCTCTTCAGTTTGTGTGCAGAGAAACACTTGATTTGGTTTTGTAACTTCACTTAACACCTATCCCTTTGAAACCCTAATTCCCAAATCTTCTTCGCACCATGGACTTCTCGAAGAAGCGCAAGACCGAAGAGAACGGCGATGCTGATTCTCTGTCGTCACCACCCTCCCAAGCATTCCCCACCGCCACCGTCACCCCAGCCGCCCCCCTGGCCGCGGAAGACATCCGCAAGATCTTGCGTCCGTTTTCCCAGGAACAGCTCCTCGACCTTCTCCAATCAGCATCGCTACGCCACTCCGATGTCCTCGACGCCGTGCGCGCCGTCGCGGACCGCGACTCCACTCTCCGTAAGCTGTTCGTACGTGGACTTGCCGGCGAAACCACCAGCGAGACCCTGCGCAGCGTGTTCTCCGCGTTCGGCGAACTCGACGAGGCCATCGTGATCTTCGACAAGGCCACGGGACGGTCCAAGGGCTATGGCTTCGTGGTGTTTCGCCACGTGGATGGCGCCATCCTCGCGCTGAAGGACCCCAGCAAGAAAATCGACGGACGCATGACGGTAACGCAACTAGCCGCTGCTGGTGGACCTGGGGGCTCAGGCGACGTATCAGCAAGGAAGGTTTTCGTGGGGAACGTGCCGTTCGAGATCTCCTCGGATAAACTACTGAGCGAATTCCTTAAGTTCGGAGAGGTCGAGGAAGGGCCTCTAGGGTTTGACAAATCGAGCGGAAAATCGAGGGGTTTCGCTTTTTTCGTTTATAAAACGGAGGAAGGCGCGAGGGCTTCGTTGGCGGAACCGGTTAAGACCATTGATGGGCACCAAGTGATTTGCAAATTGGCTGTGGATAGCAAAAAGACGAAACCGTTTGGAGGGGATCAACATCAGCATCAACACACGCAGCAtcagcagcaacaacaacagcaTCCGCAGCAACAGATGCAACAACAAGGTCCTATGATGGTACCTCAGTATGGTGGATATGGTGGGAATGGCTATGGAATACAGCACCCGGTGCCACCATATAACAATCCGGTTCAGGTTTCTGGTGGTGGTGGGTATGGCCATGGGATTGGTGGTGGATATGGTAATTCGCAGATGGGTGGGCCGGTTTCCGGGGATTACGGAGCTAGACTGCCTCCCAATTCTGGTGGGGGGTTCCCTGAAGGCTCCCAGTATGGCTACCCTGCTTCTTCCACGCTTCCACCACAGCAGCAAGTGCCAATGCCGAGACCTCCTCCTGGAGGAATGTACCAAGGCGTACCACCCTATTATTGAGGTAATTTTTTTCGTTATCAAAGCATAGTAGACTGCTGATTAGTCCATACTTGTGTTCATtggatatataatttataactgCATCTGTGTTTTAGCTGAACTTGCATTAGATTGTTGAGAAATGCAAGCACTACACCTTTGAATGAAGTCTTTAATATTGACTTggaaattataaagaaaaattttgTCCTGGAACTTTTTTATTGAGTTTCATGCTTAATTCTCTACTTTTCAACAAAATGTAAATGATATAGAGTGTGCTGCTAGCACTTCTCTGAGGGTTTTCTAAAGAGAAATGGAGTTATGGTTTTTAAAATGCAAATGCAGGTTTTTACATGTATTTCTGAATGACTCATTTATCTTACAATGTGTTTTGCAAAATTGATTGCTGGTATGAATTggatttaatttcttttgtgCACATCATACTTTTGTTTATGGTCTGTGTATGTTGAAGTTTATTAATTGTTGATTGTAATTATCATGCGAGTGATGGTTATCTCTTTTCGGCTTTGACAGTTCGTTTTGTTGTTAAATGTTAATGATTGGTTTGAGTTTTGGATAGGTGTTTCATTCAGGTTTGTGATGGCTTCTTGGACGCCAATGCTTTAAATGGTTGTGCTGCTTTCGTGCATGCAGACAATGAAATCTTTGGTTTTGGTTACATGGACCTGTAATTTGTTGCTGCTTCACTACCTCTGCATCTATGTGTTATGGTTCCATTTATGATGGGTGTTAGTTGAAGCTTACATGACTTGGCGTAGTACTTATGTGGAaattttgtagatttttttatttatagtttttgccTAGATTGTTTTCTAAGTTATTGACTAAATGCCAAGGTggttacattaaattttgaaattgttctttATTGTGGTCTATATTCCCTGCATATATTACTCTGGTTGTCATggtgactttaattttttttcttttaatttccgATAACTTCAAGTATTTGCCTTGTATGGTGGCATTCGTGATACTTTTGGATAATGTTTGAAATATCCTTCCGTCATGGTTTTGTACTAAATTCAGCATCAAAGTTTAATGAGTAAATTAGTTGCCTCAACTCTTTTAGAGGCTTATTTGAATTGTCTTTTTGAGATGCACAGTTGGTTTGCCCTGAAATGGATGTTTGTGAACACCTTTAAAAATTGCACGGTGACATATTTGAGTATCTTTTGAAATATCCTTTCTCTTGTTTTTGTACTAAATTCAGATTCAATTCTTAATGACCTAAACATTTTTCGCAAGCCTTCATTCAAACTGTGTTAAAGATGAGATCTGCTATCGATTTTACCTAAACTTGTAAATTGAAAAATGCCAACTGTGAGATTGACCACCTTGTTTGTTGTGAAATCAGAGCTTAAACTTGATGTGGCAATTGCAATGCCGTGCTTTTTCATGTATAAAAGGTAAAAGCCTTTAATTCTGATGTTAAATTTATGATGATCACTTTTAAGCTCCATTCCACCCACCCAACCTGCtctgaaataaatattaaaggtACAAAAGTGAAAGAATTTAACAATAAGTTTTCTTGAGTAAACCACTAATTTGATTCTTGAAATATTACCTTCCTGAGTGGTTTTTAAAGTAAAACAAACTACTTAAGTAATCCTAGAAgtattttaaatcaatcaaattaGTCCCTTTAAGATGTATACTTTAGGGATGGCTTGAAGTTTTATTACTTTCGGAATTATTTGAGAGAGTTTGAGGATTAATTGGTGATTtacttgtattttatttatttgtatctatTACGGCAGGTATGCAGCTTTATTATAATGTTGGCTTAGGTCTTAACTGAACCTCACAATCAATTTGTAGGGCAAACATTGTCCTGGCTTTGAACTCAATTTCAGTCTTATCTTTATCTAATTTGAGCCTAAAAATATCACCCTTGGGACTACAACTTCGGCAATCCTTAAAGAGGTTGCAACTTAGGAGAACTAAGGTAGCTTTCTGGCACATCCCCTCTCATCCAAGGCTATTAGCTTGGAGTGAGGCAATCATTTCGCCCAACTATGGATATAGAACAGACTTCTATACCTTCTTAAGGTTTTAGGTTGGAGCCTAATCATCCctcataaaatttttttatgaggTGAGGATTGACGTAGCTCTAGTAGCTATATGTAATTCCTATCTCTAGTCAATTTGATACTAAACACTATCCTTGATTAggtatatttcatttttttatagtgtTAAAAGTAAGGTATGAAATCTTAGAATTTGGACTCAGGACCTAATTTGATCTCACAACCTCGTTTAACTAGCTTGAAAGGTGAGAATTGTCCAAACTCTATTCAAGCCGTATCTCTTGATTTGACACTAAACACCACCTTTGAGGCTGCTGTCATGGAGGAGCTTCAACTAAGATGGGTTCTTGGTGACTGCAGTTTAGATAGATGGCTTTATAGTAGAAGATGAAGAGCATTACAGAGTAATTGTGTTGGTTGTTTGCctgatttttcattttgctGATGTTGAATAGTGAAGCTTCAATTAGGACCTTGTTACTACTCTTTCTTAAGTCAGTTTACATGTTACTGCTGCTATTTTATTACTTACTTTCTTTGCTAAATCAGTCTACTTGTTAATGCAATTTTGTTAGTTAAAATGTTTTGTCTCGTCTTGCAAGTGTTTCTTATGGGAATAATAAGCAACTTGCTTTGCTACAGTTTGGTGtttgttttattcattttgATCCGTCATGATCATGCTTTTGGGCCAAATAAATTGTTGTATGTTTGTTTCTATGGGAATGTTTCTACGATGTTTTCCAATTTTGATGGCTTGTGTATCAAAACTTGTGAATGTCCATATGTGCTGCTCTTTCTAATGATTTTCGAGGTGATTCTCCTGGTCGTTTTCGATTTGAAGTAGTTCGGCCAACACCGCCTTGCTGTAATCCTTCTGAGGTTAGGACTTTTAAATTCCATTTTGGTTTCCAAATGTTCATTGAAGGAGCCTAGCTATATTCCCAAGGATTTTAATGACTATACAACACTGTTGACCAATCAAAAATCACTATTGGTATAACTACTAGCATAGTTACTATAAAACCTATCATACTTGGTGGTCTGTGATTGGAAAACAGTGTAAAACTGCTTTACATTGTCAGTGTATAAGTCCCTTTTGCTTATTTAATCACAGCTGAAAGTGACAATTACTTTGTAATAATTTTGTAGTGAAGCATTCGTCTTATCGTAAGTGTATGGGACATGGTTTGATTTAATACAGtgcttttgatttatttttcgaGGTTACACATGCAAGTAACATTCAATTATTAATTCCTGCCCTCTTGTCTTGCAATAAATAGATCagataatgttattattaatgtaatcTGTACtggagatgaaaaaaaatatcttcttTTCATGCATAATAAATGTAAGTGTCTATATAAATCATATCCACTTTGTATTTAGAAAGTGTATCCAGTTCAATGTTCTCTATGTTAACATGGAGATAGACCCTGCTCGTTCAGTTGTAGAAGGCAAGATCACATTTTGATTATTGTCCGTTGCAATTGTAATAAATCAGTAACATGATACGAGATCAATATCCATGCTCGACAGGTGTTAGGGATCTGTTGAGAAAAATCTGGAGGTCTTTTCTTTTATCCATACAATAATGTGTGGGTGGAGTGAGTGAATGAGGCCAAAAGATTTTATACCATTCCCTCTATGGAATATACCTGGTTAGCTTTTGATGTATGCATATCGGTACGAAATATATAATGCTATTTTGGGTTTTATGTTTTGGtgcattttaaaatatgatagtATTGGACTAAgttagaatattttaataaaagagaCGGGTTAAGGATAAAAAATTCATTGTTTTGCCACATTTAAgtagtattaaataattatgcTTGGTAGATTGAATCATGAGAGGAGTTTGGGTTTTAAGAATGTAAATTATTCGAAGTGTTATGCCTGATTATGACTAAATATGTTTGAAGTTATTTGTAGTTGCAAATTATAGAATTTTTGCGTTGTACTGTAATTGATCCCGAATACGTGATTGGTCCTTTACACGTTGTACAACTATGATCCAAATCTCGACTAGATTTTGTTTAGAAGGTTTTCTATATAAatgcataattatttttagttgtgAATAAATGTAGTagtaaaacaaatttatctGACAGCAATGGCGGTGAGATTGGCTAATGCTTTTTATACGTAGAATGTAAATGGGTTTTAAGTTATTTGTTGAAATAGGCTAGAAATAACTCTTAATGTGTATAATAATGATCTGCTAAAAGACAAATATGAAAAAGTTTATTAATCTATTATCACCAGATTTTGGCTCGGTGTAGTGTATTTTCATTTTACTCCGAAATGGAAAAATCTTCATATATACAGATCGATGAGTTTTCCACGTAAAATTGCTTCGGCTTAAACTGTGCCATCGATGACTGTCTACGCACACCAATCAAGTCTGTAAGAAATTTTAAGACAGAATAAGCCTCAGTTCGGCAAACTTTTGGAGCTTGTGCTGGTAAGCAGGGACTTGAGCCCATTAGAAGAATCCTCACCTGCATTAACtcttttagttattatttcCATATTCCTATGCAGACTTTCTCTAACTAAACTCTTCATCATTCTCTTcccttcttctctatctctttgaTTTTCAAGTGCAATTCTTGAAGAATGTGGGCCTGAATGTTTCGCCATCTTTATTTGCCGTTCATCCCTGAACAATCGCAATAATTTCCGTGCTCTTTTCTGAGCCGAAGAAGTCCCTAATAAAGCTACTTGAAGAAGTACAGGAATAATCCCTGACTCTACCATTTTATTTATCTGTGTTGAATTTTTATGAGCCAGAATAATCAGAATATTAGCTGACAACTCTTGGCATTTGGGTTCATCTTCCCAAGATAAGATCTCAATCAAGCATTTTGGCACCGTTGAGCTGTTCTCCAATGCTTTCTTTCCCATTAAAGTCACTCCCAAGTTCCCAAGGATGGTAAGTGCTTTCTCTGAAGTTCCTTTCTCTGAGCACAGTTCCAAGAGAATAGGTACAACTCCATTAGAAACCAAAGGCCCTGCATTCTCTAGCACAGTTGAGATGTTGCACATGGCTACCAAACACGATTCTTTTGTATCAAAGCTTCGGCATGACTTTAGAATGTCTATCAGAAATTGGAGAAAGTTTAACGAAGAATCACGAAATTGGATGTTTCCAAGAGAAGATAACGAAGAGAGCAAGTCTGCAAACTCTCTTATTGATTCATCTTCAAGCTCAATTTTCTTAGGCAGTTTGCACAATATTCCTGCCTCCACTATCAAAGCCTTGTTCCTGAAAAAAAACGTACAAAATTCCTAAGATCGTATCAACAAAAGAAACTAACTGCAGCTGAATTACGGTTATAGCATTAAGTACATAActtcaaaaactatttttaatgtattattttaagttataacACCAATATTAAAGAAAGTAGTAAATCTGTAGTTTTTCAATACATCATCTGTCTGTTTATTATTTACGTACGTTTTTAGAACACTGTTTTGtgtgtttaatatatataataaatgtctCCTTGtgaatataaaatgaaaacttatgtattattaataataagggttaaatattttttgatcttttaactttagtaaaaaaattagggttaaatatgtatctgacgtttcaagcgcatttcatgatagtatttgaattgtttacactgtttgacacattttcgcttcaatgttgacccaaatattatcataaaatgcgtttaaaatgttaaataaacttaacaaaatttggtataaaggactaaatccatgcattcctaaagatgaaagactaaattggtataagatttcgaagagggactaatttcaaaattcactgaaacttgaaggactaaaaacatatttaacccaaaaatttaattagtcTCGTCAAAACTTTGGTCCAATTTAGTATTTCAGTtttaaaatgtatgaatttagttcttttaaccaaattttgctaagtttatttgatattctaaatatttttcatgataacatttgaattgtttaatcTCTTGGAtatacattttcatttcaatgttaacttaaaaaCGTCACGTCaactaaatttaacaaaatttgatagaaaaaacTATATCTATAAAAAACTATATCTATGCatttttaagacaaaaaaagattaaattgatttaaagttttaaaaataaattaatttcaattctcatatcaaaacatatttcactttaatattaatattaataataataataataataataataataatttctacaACCAACCATGATCTTAAAAAACGATGAATTTCGCAGTCATATTGCTCATTAAGCTTAAAACAGTGTGGgctttattttaatcatattattatatgttcCCAGAATTGGCTAACTTCATGGATGACCCGTCGATGTTTAAAGAACTAATTACCTTATTAATGAAGTTTTTTCCTTTtaacttttctaattttgattgGCTATAAATCTTTAAAATGAAGAGGAGTTTTTGAATCTTACTTGTGATTTCCATAGGATAGGTGGATCAACGCCTTGAGTGCTACTCGGCGGCGGCTAGCGACGTCGGAAAGCGCCATAGAAACCAACACAGTGACGACCCCAAGCTCAGTCGCCAATTCCCTCACCTTCTCATCTTCTTTAGCCAACCTTTCTATCTCCTTTGCTgcctcttctttctcttcccaGCTTCCAAAGTGAAGCTTCTTCACACTCTTTTGTAACAttctcacattctccatctgctTCCCCTCCTCTTAGATATATTCAACCTTGTTCTTTCATGAGAAGATGAAAGAGAagaatagaagaagaagaagaaggcataTTTGTTGAGTGGGACACACTAGGAGAAGCACTGCATGCAGATTTAGCCCCATGCTACACaaatatttaatgattattaatCGAAACTGAAACTATTTAATGAATCCTTTCAAGTATTCTACATATTTAATAGCCTGCATTTATTATCTTTAACATATTCACACACAGCAATTAATAAGGAGAAAAGTGATATCACACAAGATGAATAAATaccattttatttattccattaaaatgttataactttttcttctatttcttttacCTTCATAAATTCAAGCATTTTCTTTTACCTGTATAACCTTTGACATCTTTTTAGTATTGATTAAAAACTATAagcttataaaattattaaatcgTCAGCGAGGTGTATCAAAATCTccaatttttaacaaattataaaatttgtatttaaaaactGTATTATTAACGTTAATATAATGTTAAAAT contains:
- the LOC114178441 gene encoding UBP1-associated protein 2C-like, with the translated sequence MDFSKKRKTEENGDADSLSSPPSQAFPTATVTPAAPLAAEDIRKILRPFSQEQLLDLLQSASLRHSDVLDAVRAVADRDSTLRKLFVRGLAGETTSETLRSVFSAFGELDEAIVIFDKATGRSKGYGFVVFRHVDGAILALKDPSKKIDGRMTVTQLAAAGGPGGSGDVSARKVFVGNVPFEISSDKLLSEFLKFGEVEEGPLGFDKSSGKSRGFAFFVYKTEEGARASLAEPVKTIDGHQVICKLAVDSKKTKPFGGDQHQHQHTQHQQQQQQHPQQQMQQQGPMMVPQYGGYGGNGYGIQHPVPPYNNPVQVSGGGGYGHGIGGGYGNSQMGGPVSGDYGARLPPNSGGGFPEGSQYGYPASSTLPPQQQVPMPRPPPGGMYQGVPPYY
- the LOC114175162 gene encoding U-box domain-containing protein 7-like encodes the protein MENVRMLQKSVKKLHFGSWEEKEEAAKEIERLAKEDEKEFCTFFFRNKALIVEAGILCKLPKKIELEDESIREFADLLSSLSSLGNIQFRDSSLNFLQFLIDILKSCRSFDTKESCLVAMCNISTVLENAGPLVSNGVVPILLELCSEKGTSEKALTILGNLGVTLMGKKALENSSTVPKCLIEILSWEDEPKCQELSANILIILAHKNSTQINKMVESGIIPVLLQVALLGTSSAQKRARKLLRLFRDERQIKMAKHSGPHSSRIALENQRDREEGKRMMKSLVRESLHRNMEIITKRVNAGEDSSNGLKSLLTSTSSKSLPN